A DNA window from Streptococcus parapneumoniae contains the following coding sequences:
- a CDS encoding damage-inducible protein CinA: MSVYGRVEEVHQENREPLEYQIEQESHHRESSRLPLVKILLWSTLVTGITLGVPLLLDLMSAQEVQDFYAGWALHQAGKIYSDYYGSQGLLYYLLTYVTQGGFFFAIFEWLALVAGGFFLFRSADTLTEQGEQAGQVVTIFYMLVTGLAFGGGYATLLALPFLFAAFSLVAAYLSNPSHDKGFIRIGLALAGGFFFAPLSSLLFIAVVSLGLLVFNLGHRRFAHGFYQFLAVTLGFSLVFYPTAYYSVATGSFGDAISGIRYPIDSIRFDFTSKILENMAFYGLLSLGLGFVVCIFLGFFQSKLSKLYVISVPASLVTILGLILLFFSQEPLHASYLMVVFPVFLLLLVTNIKSQQRGRSVRRRRRETPVSLWSRFFKGNLYLPVLGLVYLLSVPFLMKFVLYPVPYQERNHLADLVKEETSTEDAIYAWDDTATLYRKSERLSPSAILSPMHYTATEENRNKLLNDLKEKQPKVIVVNDKVPVWSEVETLLKENYQQVKTDYSEFKVYKIK, from the coding sequence ATGAGTGTGTATGGTAGAGTAGAAGAAGTTCATCAGGAGAATCGTGAACCTCTAGAATACCAAATCGAACAAGAATCGCATCATCGTGAATCAAGTCGTCTTCCTTTGGTGAAAATTTTACTATGGAGTACGCTTGTAACGGGGATAACTCTAGGAGTACCGCTATTACTCGATTTAATGAGTGCACAAGAAGTGCAGGATTTTTATGCAGGTTGGGCGCTTCATCAGGCAGGGAAGATTTACAGCGATTATTATGGAAGTCAAGGTTTGCTTTATTATTTGCTGACTTACGTGACTCAGGGCGGATTTTTCTTTGCCATCTTTGAGTGGTTAGCCTTGGTAGCAGGAGGATTTTTCCTCTTTAGATCAGCGGATACCTTGACAGAGCAAGGAGAGCAAGCTGGACAAGTGGTGACTATTTTTTACATGCTAGTTACAGGTCTTGCTTTTGGTGGAGGCTATGCGACTCTTTTAGCGCTTCCTTTCTTATTCGCGGCCTTTAGTTTAGTTGCGGCTTATCTAAGCAATCCAAGCCATGATAAGGGATTTATACGGATTGGGCTGGCTTTGGCGGGAGGATTTTTCTTTGCCCCCTTGTCATCGCTCCTGTTTATTGCTGTAGTGAGTTTAGGCTTGTTGGTCTTTAACCTTGGGCATAGACGCTTTGCACATGGATTTTATCAGTTTCTTGCAGTGACTTTAGGTTTTTCACTTGTCTTTTATCCAACTGCCTACTATAGTGTTGCAACAGGAAGTTTTGGGGATGCCATTAGTGGTATTCGTTATCCTATTGACAGTATTCGCTTTGATTTCACTTCTAAAATTTTAGAGAATATGGCTTTTTATGGCTTGTTGTCCCTTGGTTTGGGATTTGTGGTTTGTATCTTTTTAGGTTTCTTTCAATCCAAACTCTCTAAACTATACGTCATTTCGGTTCCTGCAAGTCTTGTGACAATTTTAGGTTTGATTTTGCTTTTCTTTTCACAAGAGCCTCTGCACGCTTCTTATTTGATGGTCGTCTTCCCTGTTTTCCTACTTTTATTGGTAACCAATATTAAGAGTCAACAGAGGGGGCGTAGTGTTAGACGAAGACGAAGAGAAACGCCAGTTAGTCTATGGAGTCGTTTTTTCAAAGGAAATCTATATCTGCCAGTTTTAGGGCTTGTCTATCTTTTGTCTGTTCCTTTTTTGATGAAGTTTGTCCTTTATCCGGTACCTTATCAAGAACGTAATCATCTTGCTGATTTGGTGAAAGAGGAGACAAGTACGGAAGATGCTATCTATGCATGGGATGATACTGCGACTCTTTATCGTAAGAGTGAGCGCTTGTCGCCATCGGCGATTTTGTCTCCGATGCACTATACAGCAACTGAGGAAAATCGGAATAAGTTACTTAATGACTTGAAAGAAAAACAACCTAAGGTGATTGTGGTGAATGATAAGGTGCCAGTCTGGTCTGAAGTGGAAACACTCTTAAAAGAAAATTACCAACAAGTAAAGACTGATTACTCAGAGTTTAAAGTCTATAAAATCAAATAA
- a CDS encoding GNAT family N-acetyltransferase, with protein sequence MELRRPRLADKETVLEMMAEFEKSQSAHDGGFWDTENFVYEEWLETNMQKEMGINLPENRVPSIQFVSFDDAGHALGFLNLRLRLNEGLLNYAGHIGYSIRPSERGKGYAKETLRQGLQVAKEKNIKKALVTCSVKNPASRVVILANGGLIEDVRNGVERYWIEVANE encoded by the coding sequence ATGGAATTACGCAGACCAAGATTAGCAGATAAAGAAACAGTTTTAGAGATGATGGCAGAGTTTGAAAAGAGCCAATCAGCCCATGATGGCGGATTTTGGGATACAGAGAACTTTGTGTATGAAGAGTGGTTGGAAACAAATATGCAAAAAGAAATGGGAATAAACTTGCCTGAAAATCGTGTTCCTTCTATTCAATTTGTATCATTTGATGATGCAGGTCATGCTCTAGGGTTTTTGAATCTGCGATTGAGACTGAATGAGGGGTTACTGAATTATGCTGGCCACATTGGCTACTCCATTCGTCCATCTGAAAGAGGCAAGGGTTATGCAAAAGAGACTCTCCGTCAGGGCTTGCAAGTTGCTAAGGAAAAGAACATCAAGAAAGCTCTAGTGACCTGTAGCGTGAAGAATCCTGCTAGCAGAGTAGTTATTCTAGCAAATGGAGGTCTCATTGAGGATGTTCGCAATGGTGTGGAGCGTTATTGGATAGAGGTAGCGAATGAATAA
- the nrdD gene encoding anaerobic ribonucleoside-triphosphate reductase, whose product MIALEEKITILPTLFVEKRDGRRVVFDVDKIDKALHKAADKVMDVTPLVEKRLNALTERIVTEIHSRFPQGVKIYEIQNIVEHELLEAKEYALAEEYITYRTQRDFERSKATDINFSIHKLLNKDQAVVNENANKDSDVFNTQRDLTAGIVGKSIGLQMLPKHVANAHQKGDIHYHDLDYSPYTPMTNCCLIDFKGMLENGFKIGNAEVESPKSIQTATAQISQIIANVASSQYGGCSADRIDEVLAPYAEKNYQKHLKDAEEWVLPEKREDYAWKKTQKDIYDAMQSLEYEINTLFTSNGQTPFTSLGFGLGTNRFEREIQTAILNIRIKGLGSEHRTAIFPKLIFTLKRGLNLEEGSPNYDIKQLALECATKRMYPDVLSYDKIVDLTGSFKVPMGCRSFLQGWKDENGVEVNSGRMNLGVVTVNLPRIALESEGDMNKFWEIFNERMNIAEDALVYRVERTKEATPANAPILYQYGAFGHRLGKEESVDQLFKNRRATVSLGYIGLYEVATVFFGNSWEHNPEAKEFTLDIIRDMKRRVEEWSDQYGYHFSIYSTPSESLTDRFCRLDTDKFGSIPDITDKEYYTNSFHYDVRKNPTPFEKLDFEKVYPEAGASGGFIHYCEYPVLQQNPKALEAVWDYAYDRVGYLGTNTPIDRCYKCDFEGDFEPTERGFACPNCGNSDPKTVDVVKRTCGYLGNPQARPMVNGRHKEIAARVKHMNGSTIKIAGHQVTN is encoded by the coding sequence ATGATTGCACTAGAAGAAAAAATTACAATTTTGCCAACTCTCTTCGTCGAGAAACGAGATGGGAGACGTGTTGTATTTGATGTGGATAAGATTGACAAAGCTCTCCACAAGGCGGCAGACAAGGTTATGGATGTGACACCCTTGGTTGAAAAACGCCTCAATGCTCTGACTGAGCGAATTGTCACAGAAATTCATAGTCGCTTTCCACAGGGGGTTAAGATTTACGAAATTCAAAATATCGTAGAACATGAATTGCTTGAAGCCAAAGAATATGCGCTTGCTGAGGAGTATATTACTTATCGGACACAGAGGGATTTTGAACGCTCGAAAGCGACAGATATCAACTTTAGTATCCATAAACTTCTCAACAAAGACCAGGCGGTTGTTAACGAAAATGCCAATAAAGACAGCGATGTCTTCAACACCCAACGTGATTTGACAGCAGGGATTGTTGGAAAGTCAATTGGACTGCAAATGCTTCCTAAGCACGTAGCCAATGCCCACCAAAAGGGGGATATCCACTATCACGATTTGGACTACAGCCCCTATACACCTATGACCAACTGCTGTTTGATTGATTTTAAAGGTATGTTGGAAAATGGTTTTAAGATTGGGAATGCAGAGGTAGAAAGTCCCAAGTCTATCCAGACTGCAACAGCTCAGATTTCGCAAATCATCGCCAACGTTGCTTCTAGCCAGTATGGGGGCTGTTCAGCTGACCGTATCGATGAAGTTTTGGCTCCTTACGCAGAGAAGAACTACCAAAAACACCTCAAAGATGCAGAAGAATGGGTTTTGCCTGAAAAACGAGAAGATTATGCCTGGAAGAAAACGCAAAAGGACATCTATGATGCCATGCAATCTCTCGAGTATGAAATCAACACCCTCTTCACTTCAAATGGACAAACACCTTTTACCTCGCTAGGTTTTGGTCTAGGAACCAATCGTTTTGAGCGTGAAATTCAAACGGCAATTTTAAACATTCGTATCAAGGGACTTGGTTCGGAACACCGCACAGCTATCTTCCCTAAACTCATCTTTACGCTTAAAAGAGGCCTCAATTTAGAGGAAGGTTCGCCTAACTACGACATCAAACAGTTGGCCCTCGAGTGTGCAACTAAACGGATGTATCCGGATGTCTTATCCTATGATAAGATTGTTGACTTGACAGGTTCTTTCAAAGTTCCTATGGGCTGCCGTTCTTTCCTTCAAGGATGGAAAGATGAGAATGGTGTAGAAGTCAATTCGGGTCGGATGAATCTAGGCGTTGTGACAGTTAACCTGCCTCGTATTGCTCTTGAGTCTGAGGGCGACATGAATAAGTTCTGGGAAATCTTCAACGAGCGGATGAATATCGCTGAGGATGCTCTGGTTTACCGTGTCGAACGAACCAAGGAAGCGACACCGGCAAATGCTCCTATTCTTTATCAGTACGGTGCTTTTGGCCATCGTCTAGGTAAAGAAGAGAGTGTTGACCAGCTCTTTAAGAATCGTCGTGCGACAGTTTCGCTGGGCTATATCGGCTTGTATGAAGTAGCGACAGTTTTCTTTGGAAATAGCTGGGAACACAATCCAGAAGCCAAGGAATTCACGCTAGACATCATTCGAGATATGAAACGCCGTGTAGAAGAGTGGTCAGACCAATATGGTTATCATTTCTCTATCTACTCAACACCGTCCGAAAGCTTGACAGACCGTTTCTGTCGATTAGATACAGACAAGTTTGGCTCTATTCCTGATATCACAGACAAGGAATACTACACCAACTCTTTCCACTACGATGTTCGTAAAAATCCAACACCGTTTGAAAAATTGGACTTTGAGAAAGTCTATCCAGAAGCGGGTGCGTCAGGTGGTTTCATCCATTATTGTGAGTATCCAGTCCTCCAGCAAAATCCTAAAGCCTTGGAAGCTGTCTGGGATTATGCTTATGACCGTGTGGGTTATCTTGGAACCAATACTCCAATAGACCGTTGCTACAAGTGTGACTTTGAAGGGGATTTTGAACCAACTGAGAGAGGATTTGCTTGTCCAAACTGTGGCAATAGCGACCCTAAAACAGTAGACGTTGTTAAACGGACTTGTGGCTATCTAGGCAATCCTCAAGCGCGTCCGATGGTTAATGGACGTCACAAGGAAATCGCTGCGCGTGTCAAACATATGAATGGCTCAACGATTAAAATAGCTGGGCATCAAGTAACAAATTAG